Proteins co-encoded in one Amblyraja radiata isolate CabotCenter1 chromosome 24, sAmbRad1.1.pri, whole genome shotgun sequence genomic window:
- the LOC116986704 gene encoding cytochrome b561 domain-containing protein 1 isoform X2, producing MSVAVCFCMTEAILTFSKDSSPFFCCTVPAKVRLHWVMQVLATIFGSIGLVSIVSSKNISESPHLTSWHSVLGIGTAIAVGGQLLCGLCLLFPKLINTYSVARLRLYHATCGLLAYLMAMATVMLGLCSDWFTSQVNTVVWYLCIITLLIPALVIMNQVNSGYLSKKKIEV from the coding sequence GTCTGCTTTTGTATGACTGAAGCCATTCTGACTTTCTCGAAGGACAGCTCCCCATTTTTCTGTTGCACGGTGCCAGCTAAGGTGCGACTACACTGGGTCATGCAAGTCCTTGCCACGATCTTTGGCTCGATTGGCCTCGTTTCCATTGTTTCCAGCAAGAACATCTCGGAGTCTCCGCACCTCACCTCCTGGCACAGTGTCCTGGGTATCGGCACTGCCATTGCTGTGGGCGGTCAGTTGCTTTGCGGCCTCTGCCTTCTGTTTCCAAAGTTGATCAATACCTACTCCGTGGCTAGGCTGCGGCTTTACCATGCCACATGCGGTCTACTGGCTTACCTGATGGCAATGGCCACAGTCATGCTGGGATTATGCTCTGACTGGTTCACATCCCAGGTTAACACAGTTGTGTGGTACTTGTGTATAATCACTCTGCTGATTCCAGCTCTTGTTATCATGAACCAAGTCAATAGTGGTTACCTGTCCAAGAAGAAAATAGAAGTTTAA